From Synechococcus sp. A10-1-5-1, a single genomic window includes:
- a CDS encoding helix-hairpin-helix domain-containing protein: MIWQRIRSLLSSSPRLERDTPPLPSEEITVTSLQTIAFWRYHARLSFHTPLTYLKRDGEVRRQHPPELQPMQRSGKGCGDWIPYRFDGFVAVAELSSAQMECWTAESGVQREPKLRLLIRFREIFESKVLHVDQKLMQIYALVDQDGARSVASSLMGEHFPDDVFVAELTTLRGIGLQKALHLWNAGLRTPAMVQAASDAELRAIRGIGPKLIAQIRSQAVA; encoded by the coding sequence ATGATTTGGCAGCGGATTCGCTCTCTTCTGTCGTCGTCGCCCCGGCTGGAGCGCGATACCCCGCCGTTGCCCAGCGAAGAGATAACGGTTACTTCTCTGCAGACCATCGCCTTCTGGCGCTATCACGCCCGACTCAGTTTTCACACGCCCCTGACCTACCTCAAGCGAGACGGCGAGGTCCGAAGACAGCATCCGCCCGAGCTCCAACCGATGCAGCGCAGTGGCAAGGGATGCGGCGATTGGATTCCCTATCGATTCGATGGCTTTGTCGCCGTGGCTGAACTCAGCTCCGCTCAGATGGAGTGCTGGACCGCAGAGTCAGGCGTCCAACGTGAGCCGAAGCTCAGGCTTCTCATCCGCTTCCGCGAGATCTTCGAGAGCAAGGTCCTGCACGTGGATCAGAAACTCATGCAGATCTATGCCCTGGTTGATCAGGACGGCGCTCGGTCGGTGGCCTCCAGCCTGATGGGCGAGCACTTTCCAGACGATGTCTTTGTAGCTGAGCTGACCACACTGCGAGGTATTGGCCTTCAAAAAGCACTGCACCTTTGGAATGCCGGTCTTCGGACACCAGCCATGGTTCAAGCCGCCTCAGACGCCGAACTACGCGCGATTCGCGGCATCGGTCCCAAACTCATCGCTCAGATTCGTTCCCAAGCAGTGGCCTGA
- a CDS encoding glycine zipper 2TM domain-containing protein, which produces MAQQVSQPGYSKTSECFKDEYREEYVPGTKDSPGYVKKWSEKVEIPCDSPTAVEGTSQDPTSSKKVDDNSCIEGSVIGGLLGAGAGAALSRGNGRWIGVPVGAAAGALVGCRVDGG; this is translated from the coding sequence ATGGCTCAGCAGGTCTCGCAGCCTGGCTATTCCAAGACCAGCGAGTGTTTCAAGGATGAATATCGGGAGGAGTACGTCCCTGGAACCAAGGACTCCCCTGGCTACGTCAAGAAGTGGAGCGAGAAGGTCGAGATCCCCTGCGACTCCCCGACCGCAGTCGAGGGCACCAGCCAAGACCCGACGTCCTCTAAAAAGGTGGACGACAACAGCTGCATTGAAGGCTCGGTCATCGGTGGCCTTCTGGGTGCTGGCGCTGGAGCAGCCCTCTCCCGTGGCAATGGCCGCTGGATCGGGGTTCCTGTGGGAGCCGCAGCTGGTGCCCTGGTCGGCTGCCGAGTGGACGGCGGCTGA
- a CDS encoding 5-(carboxyamino)imidazole ribonucleotide synthase — MGPAIGIVGGGQLAWMLAEAAQRRQIALQVQTPSTDDPAAALAAGVVEAAVRDVAGTAELATRCSAISFENEWIDLEGLAPLEAQGVQFVPSLSALQPLVCKRNQRELLRRLNLPSPRWFPLTAACPPKPTPATSAPPRSQAVCPEGFSFPLMAKAATGGYDGKGTAILQGLDDLAALIARVDPENWIVEEFVAFEQELALVAARDRFGEVVCLPLVQTHQHQQVCDWVLAPVEASHALQQAARNIAASLLTSLDYVGVLSLEFFYGRQGLLINELAPRTHNSGHYSIEASSCSQFDLQLLSVSGQAVPEPSLQVPGALMVNLLGFERRSADDPEADYGRQRHALASLDDAHLHWYGKRGSSLGRKLGHLTVLLRSSEAQQRRQEAMERLQQIRAIWPLPEETVAA, encoded by the coding sequence ATGGGCCCTGCGATCGGCATCGTCGGCGGCGGGCAGTTGGCCTGGATGCTTGCCGAGGCTGCCCAGCGCCGGCAGATCGCCCTGCAGGTTCAAACCCCCTCCACCGATGACCCCGCCGCCGCCTTGGCCGCGGGGGTCGTGGAGGCAGCCGTTCGCGATGTGGCGGGCACGGCGGAGCTGGCGACACGCTGCTCGGCCATCAGCTTTGAGAACGAGTGGATTGATCTGGAGGGCCTGGCGCCACTGGAGGCCCAAGGGGTCCAGTTCGTCCCCAGCTTGAGTGCTCTGCAACCCCTGGTTTGCAAGCGCAACCAGCGGGAGCTACTGCGGCGGTTGAATTTGCCTTCGCCGCGCTGGTTTCCGCTCACCGCGGCCTGCCCGCCAAAGCCAACACCTGCCACGTCCGCTCCGCCCCGGAGCCAAGCGGTGTGCCCCGAGGGATTCAGCTTTCCCTTGATGGCCAAGGCTGCGACCGGCGGTTACGACGGCAAGGGCACCGCGATCCTTCAGGGTCTCGATGACTTGGCGGCCTTAATCGCTCGGGTTGATCCCGAAAACTGGATCGTTGAGGAGTTTGTCGCGTTCGAGCAGGAACTCGCCCTGGTGGCCGCTCGCGATCGCTTCGGTGAGGTGGTCTGTCTGCCGTTGGTTCAAACCCACCAGCATCAGCAGGTCTGTGATTGGGTGCTGGCCCCTGTGGAAGCCAGCCATGCCTTGCAGCAGGCCGCCCGCAACATCGCCGCATCCCTCCTGACCTCCCTGGACTACGTCGGGGTGCTCTCACTGGAGTTTTTCTATGGGCGCCAAGGATTGCTCATCAACGAGCTGGCCCCTCGGACCCACAACTCCGGTCACTATTCGATCGAGGCCAGCAGCTGCAGCCAGTTCGACCTGCAACTGCTCAGCGTGAGCGGTCAGGCCGTACCAGAACCGTCCTTGCAGGTTCCTGGTGCCTTGATGGTCAATCTCTTGGGCTTTGAGCGGCGTTCCGCTGATGACCCCGAGGCGGACTATGGCCGTCAGCGTCACGCTTTGGCGTCCCTGGACGATGCCCACCTTCACTGGTATGGCAAAAGGGGGTCCTCCCTCGGACGGAAGTTGGGCCATTTGACTGTCTTGCTGCGGTCCAGCGAAGCGCAACAACGCCGCCAGGAAGCGATGGAACGTCTGCAGCAGATCCGGGCGATTTGGCCCTTGCCGGAGGAGACAGTGGCTGCCTAG
- a CDS encoding carbohydrate ABC transporter permease: MAERSLRTGASSATAWSFLAPALLLISLSVLIPAAMALVMSFTQTGLDVSEPLRFVGLANVRRLLADPMFFKVLGTTLAYLFGVVPPVVLGALALAVLVNRQLPGIHWFRAAFYTPVLVSIVVAAIAFRWLYAENGLINGWLGTLLGPGFEPIGFLTNPLLALPAVMLVTLWKGLGYYMVIFLAGLQGIPGDLYEAAELDGSEGWRKHLDITLPLLRPYVTLVAVISAIAATKVFEEVYLMTQGGPANSTKTLVYYVYDQAFAELEISYACTVGLALFVIVLLLSLVRFLFAGDRGLT; the protein is encoded by the coding sequence ATGGCTGAGCGTTCCCTCCGTACCGGTGCTTCCTCCGCCACCGCCTGGTCCTTTCTGGCGCCGGCGCTGCTGCTGATTTCCCTCTCGGTGCTGATCCCAGCGGCGATGGCCCTGGTGATGAGCTTCACCCAGACCGGTTTGGACGTCTCTGAACCCCTCCGTTTTGTTGGCCTAGCCAACGTGCGGCGCCTGTTGGCGGATCCGATGTTCTTCAAGGTCCTGGGGACGACCTTGGCCTATCTCTTTGGGGTGGTGCCGCCGGTGGTGCTGGGGGCGCTCGCGTTGGCGGTCCTGGTGAACCGTCAGCTTCCAGGGATCCACTGGTTTCGGGCCGCCTTCTACACCCCGGTGCTGGTCTCGATCGTGGTGGCGGCGATTGCCTTCCGTTGGCTCTACGCCGAGAACGGCTTGATTAATGGATGGCTCGGCACGCTCTTGGGTCCTGGTTTTGAGCCGATTGGCTTCCTCACCAACCCATTGCTGGCGCTTCCGGCCGTGATGCTTGTGACCCTCTGGAAGGGCCTGGGGTATTACATGGTGATCTTCCTGGCCGGTCTCCAGGGGATCCCGGGCGATCTCTATGAGGCCGCGGAGCTCGACGGCAGTGAGGGTTGGCGTAAGCACCTCGACATCACGCTGCCCCTTCTGCGTCCCTACGTCACCTTGGTGGCGGTGATCTCAGCGATTGCGGCCACCAAGGTGTTTGAGGAGGTCTATCTGATGACCCAGGGGGGACCCGCGAACAGCACGAAGACCCTGGTGTATTACGTCTACGACCAGGCCTTCGCCGAGCTGGAGATCAGCTACGCCTGCACGGTTGGTCTGGCCCTGTTCGTGATCGTGCTGCTGTTGTCACTGGTTCGCTTCCTGTTTGCAGGCGATCGCGGCTTGACCTAG